The following coding sequences are from one Candidatus Zixiibacteriota bacterium window:
- a CDS encoding class I SAM-dependent methyltransferase, with translation MAWYDEFFKEDYLEIYQPFLTEERTKADVDFIAEVLNLPPGSKILDLACGFGRHAIPLAKRGYDITGLDYTEKFIQMAEEKAKEENLQIEFLVGDMRKIPFENHFAAAISYFTSFGFFSDEENFEVLKGVSNSLKKGGKFLLDIINRDFLVKNWRLKDWDRLEDGTLVLEENSLDLMTNRLKNYKTIIDKKGERTKWFELRLYTLQELVYLLEKVGLKVIQTYGKKDKSPYSIDAPRMIILSQKI, from the coding sequence ATGGCCTGGTATGATGAGTTTTTTAAGGAAGATTACCTGGAAATCTATCAGCCTTTTCTAACCGAGGAAAGGACAAAGGCGGATGTAGATTTCATTGCAGAGGTTTTGAATCTTCCTCCGGGAAGCAAAATCCTGGATTTAGCTTGCGGATTTGGAAGACATGCGATCCCTTTAGCTAAAAGAGGATATGATATAACCGGACTGGATTACACTGAGAAATTTATTCAGATGGCGGAGGAGAAAGCAAAAGAGGAGAATCTTCAGATTGAATTTTTAGTCGGGGATATGAGGAAAATCCCTTTTGAGAACCATTTTGCCGCAGCCATCTCCTATTTTACCAGTTTTGGATTTTTTTCAGACGAGGAGAACTTCGAAGTCCTTAAAGGCGTGTCTAATTCCTTGAAAAAAGGAGGTAAATTTCTCCTGGATATCATAAACCGGGATTTTCTGGTGAAAAATTGGCGGCTAAAAGACTGGGATAGATTAGAGGATGGGACTCTGGTTTTGGAAGAGAATAGTCTGGACTTGATGACTAACCGGCTGAAAAATTATAAGACCATCATAGATAAAAAAGGCGAGAGGACTAAATGGTTTGAGCTTCGGCTTTATACCCTTCAAGAGTTGGTTTACCTTTTGGAAAAGGTGGGCTTGAAGGTGATTCAGACTTATGGGAAAAAGGATAAATCACCCTATTCGATCGATGCTCCGAGGATGATTATCCTTTCACAAAAGATTTAA